A genomic segment from Centroberyx gerrardi isolate f3 chromosome 22, fCenGer3.hap1.cur.20231027, whole genome shotgun sequence encodes:
- the znf438 gene encoding zinc finger protein 438: MKSLQFRSIAPKAPAMVPSPSPAVLSCQPPSALPEATTASSPKSIIVPTQNYALMQIAGQDGTFSLVALPPSVSSQTPQQQQQQTQPIQKNLKLPIPRYQPVRSKGTTEKVKSPPPATRVKTPSKVAVTTRMRSVAVGPSSAMKKNQLESKDTKENLVLKVEPSEQVILIDPASSEISVTALLPDNAVLYPGSQLERAPDGSERPATTGLLQNLQYPPATAKSSPGKAPEEGGKTTLRPCQTKPAAAQPPGSITVLSPAIFSKAVQIIPSPPKGKLPILPYSKMKSTLIPAAKLSTLSPEKKGFSSQTGLSSPLDPTAKTLETAEALSHNQVPNSLLQPQAKTTLLPVLGALQKPPGKKRGRKRKTMEDILAFEARKKRSLSFFRRRVPEKPPVVVPGSKQKEVDISKKYRSIRPKPMLVMETVPQLVSLPAITSDGQEQELLLGHQLSATTTKALDCPPQPAPVTLHLRGASHQRVFIGSRPLHRCPTCSRCFQFKHHLQSHMNSHTNSRPYVCPVCRKAYAHSGSLSTHMKLHHSEGRPRRTLCCEFCEKAFGYVGVYFSHLREVHKVVLTVEPSISQHEDDVPVEGANSPEPSDEQGQDREDPVELQIKCGRCQAITPTFADMKLHLLYVHGEEVQVPLHDGQALRGGREAEDELVKHAAHYWRQLNEKRNLVKCGSCDEEFFSFSKLKRHILSHHRGDGGEGEDGGTPSSPDGGGGLGVLAAGSAFNCVLCSEVLDTKEGVIEHWRSRHHCEQPGLLWDALRSYSGQGEGEAEGDLDTPAPSPH, translated from the exons ATGAAGAGCCTCCAGTTCCGGAGCATCGCCCCTAAGGCCCCGGCCATGgtgccctccccctcccctgcgGTCCTGTCCTGCCAgcctccctctgccctccccGAGGCTACCACCGCCTCCAGCCCCAAGTCCATCATCGTGCCCACCCAAAACTATGCACTGATGCAGATAGCGGGTCAGGATGGCACCTTCTCCCTGGTGGCGCTGCccccttctgtctcctctcaaacgccacagcagcaacagcaacaaaccCAGCCAATCCAAAAGAACCTCAAGTTGCCCATTCCCAGATACCAGCCAGTGAGGAGCAAGGGGACCACAGAAAAGGTGAAATCACCGCCACCAGCCACCAGGGTGAAAACGCCTTCCAAGGTTGCTGTGACAACACGGATGAGGTCGGTGGCGGTGGGGCCGTCATCAGCGATGAAGAAAAATCAACTGGAGTCCAAGGACACAAAGGAAAACCTGGTCCTCAAGGTGGAACCTTCAGAGCAGGTAATCCTGATTGATCCGGCCTCCTCTGAGATTTCCGTCACAGCTCTGCTCCCAGACAATGCTGTCCTATATCCGGGCTCTCAGTTGGAGCGAGCACCGGATGGCTCTGAACGGCCTGCTACAACCGGCCTTCTCCAGAACCTCCAATACCCCCCTGCTACTGCCAAAAGCTCCCCAGGCAAAGCCCCGGAGGAAGGGGGTAAGACCACACTGAGGCCGTGCCAAACCAAGCCTGCCGCAGCCCAGCCTCCAGGCAGTATCACTGTCCTGTCCCCGGCCATCTTCAGCAAAGCGGTCCAGATTATCCCCTCCCCACCCAAGGGCAAACTGCCCATCCTGCCCTACTCGAAGATGAAGAGCACCCTCATCCCAGCTGCCAAGCTCAGCACCTTGTCCCCAGAGAAGAAGGGTTTCTCCAGCCAGACGGGCCTCAGCAGCCCCTTAGATCCCACAGCCAAGACCCTTGAGACAGCTGAAGCCTTGAGTCACAACCAGGTGCCAAACTCCCTTCTACAGCCCCAGGCCAAGACCACACTCCTGCCTGTGCTGGGAGCCCTCCAGAAACCACCTGgcaagaagagggggaggaagagaaagacaatgGAAGACATCCTAGCATTTGAGGCGCGGAAGAAGAGGTCCTTGTCTTTCTTCCGTAGGAGGGTCCCCGAAAAACCCCCAGTGGTTGTTCCAGGCTCCAAACAAAAGGAAGTTGATATTTCGAAGAAGTACCGCAGCATCCGACCCAAGCCCATGCTGGTTATGGAGACGGTTCCCCAGCTGGTTAGCTTGCCTGCCATTACCTCAGATGGCCAAGAACAGGAGCTCCTACTGGGTCATCAGCTCTCCGCCACCACAACCAAGGCCCTGGACTGTCCTCCCCAACCGGCCCCGGTAACCCTCCACCTGAGAGGCGCCTCCCATCAGAGAGTGTTCATAGGCAGCCGTCCGCTTCACCGTTGCCCCACCTGCAGCCGCTGCTTCCAGTTCAAGCACCACCTCCAGAGCCACATGAACAGCCACACCAACAGCCGGCCCTACGTCTGCCCAGTGTGCCGCAAGGCCTACGCCCACTCCGGCAGCCTCAGCACCCACATGAAGCTTCACCACTCGGAGGGACGCCCGCGGAGGACCCTGTGCTGCGAGTTCTGCGAGAAGGCCTTTGGATACGTGGGAGTGTACTTCAGTCATTTGAGAGAGGTGCACAAGGTGGTGCTGACTGTGGAGCCCTCCATCAGCCAGCATGAGGATGATGTACCTGTTGAGGG GGCCAACTCACCAGAGCCGTCAGATGAGCAGGGCCAAGATCGCGAAGACCCGGTGGAGCTGCAGATTAAATGCGGCCGCTGCCAGGCCATCACGCCCACCTTCGCTGACATGAAGCTGCACTTGCTCTACGTGCACGGCGAGGAGGTCCAGGTGCCGCTGCATGACGGCCAGGCCCTGCGGGGGGGCCGCGAGGCTGAGGATGAGCTAGTGAAGCACGCCGCTCACTACTGGCGGCAGCTCAACGAGAAGCGCAACCTGGTCAAGTGCGGCAGCTGCGACGAGGagttcttctccttctccaagCTCAAGAGGCACATCCTGTCCCACCACCGCGGagacggaggggagggggaggacggCGGGACCCCCTCATCACCGGACGGCGGCGGAGGCCTCGGGGTCCTTGCGGCAGGATCGGCCTTTAACTGTGTGCTGTGCAGCGAGGTGTTGGACACTAAAGAGGGGGTGATAGAGCACTGGAGGAGTCGCCACCACTGTGAGCAGCCCGGCCTACTCTGGGACGCCCTGAGGTCCTACTCCGgccagggagagggggaggcggagggggacCTGGACACTCCTGCCCCGAGCCCACACTAG